Proteins from one Nakamurella multipartita DSM 44233 genomic window:
- the istB gene encoding IS21-like element helper ATPase IstB encodes MTAPIRRRRGLTEQAASAAIDTACRQLRLPTVRGLVTDMVTVAEKEQLTYQGFLAELLLAECDDRARRRSVRRVKAAGFPREKWLADFDFDANPNINSATIHTLAGCGWIRAGQPLCLIGDSGTGKSHLLIGLGTAAAENGFRVKYTLATKLVNELVEAADDKILAKTIARYGRVDLLCIDELGYMELDKRGAELLFQVLTEREEKNSVAIASNDSFSGWTKTFTDARLCAAIVDRLTFGGNIIETGTDSYRLARTKAQQAAS; translated from the coding sequence ATGACCGCACCGATTCGCCGCCGCCGCGGCCTGACCGAGCAGGCCGCGTCCGCGGCGATCGACACGGCCTGCCGGCAACTACGCCTGCCGACCGTCCGCGGGCTGGTCACCGACATGGTCACCGTCGCGGAGAAGGAACAACTCACCTACCAGGGATTCCTCGCCGAGCTACTCCTGGCCGAATGCGACGACCGGGCCCGTCGCCGCTCTGTCCGCCGGGTCAAGGCGGCCGGCTTTCCACGAGAGAAGTGGCTGGCCGATTTCGACTTCGACGCGAACCCGAACATCAACTCGGCGACCATCCACACCCTGGCCGGATGCGGCTGGATCCGCGCCGGGCAACCGTTATGCCTGATCGGAGACTCCGGCACCGGCAAGTCGCATCTGCTGATCGGGTTGGGCACCGCCGCCGCGGAGAACGGGTTCCGGGTGAAATACACCCTGGCCACCAAGCTGGTGAACGAACTCGTGGAGGCCGCCGACGACAAGATCCTGGCCAAGACCATTGCCCGATACGGACGGGTTGATCTTCTCTGCATCGATGAACTCGGCTATATGGAACTCGACAAACGCGGCGCGGAGCTACTTTTCCAGGTTCTCACCGAACGGGAAGAGAAGAACTCCGTGGCCATCGCCTCCAACGATTCCTTCTCCGGCTGGACAAAAACGTTCACCGACGCCCGCCTCTGCGCCGCGATCGTCGACCGGCTCACCTTCGGCGGGAACATCATCGAGACCGGAACCGACTCCTACCGGCTGGCCCGGACCAAGGCCCAACAAGCCGCCAGCTAA
- a CDS encoding IS256 family transposase, with protein sequence MTEQSSSVPSSPVDDEVPGPARSTGRQLRELLADDVWLDELIDRAEAGGVRLTGEGGFLPEMIKAVLERGLAAELTGHLGYEAGDPAGRGSPNSRNGHTPKTLSTEVGPVPLSVPRDRKSTFEPRLVPKGQRRLGGLDEQIISLYAGGMTVRDIQAHLARTLGTELSHDTISKITDAVLEEVKAWQSRPLEELYPIMYLDAIVVKVRDGHQVRNKSAYIAVGVDMAGIKHVLGIWVQSTEGAKFWAGVCAELANRGVKDVLIVCCDGLTGLPEAIEATWPRTTVQTCVVHLIRASMRFVSYTDRRAVVAQLKTIYTAPTVDAAETALLTFAETDLARRYPACLRTWQDAWDRFIPFLAFPWPVRKIIYTTNAIESLNYQLRKIIKNRGHFPNDDAVVKLLWLAIRDIEDKRARDRAAEKGKRVGRTAEGRLVEGQVTTGWKPALGALAIQYPDRITPRIS encoded by the coding sequence ATGACCGAGCAGTCCTCATCGGTGCCGTCGTCGCCGGTCGATGATGAGGTGCCGGGTCCGGCCCGGTCGACTGGTCGGCAGCTGCGGGAGTTGCTGGCCGACGACGTGTGGCTGGATGAGTTGATCGACCGCGCCGAGGCCGGCGGGGTCAGGTTGACCGGCGAGGGCGGGTTCTTGCCGGAGATGATCAAGGCTGTGCTCGAACGAGGCCTGGCCGCGGAATTGACCGGGCACCTGGGCTACGAAGCGGGCGACCCGGCTGGTCGGGGCTCGCCGAACAGTCGGAACGGGCACACCCCGAAAACGCTCTCGACCGAGGTCGGTCCGGTTCCGTTGAGCGTGCCGCGGGACCGCAAGTCGACGTTCGAGCCGCGGCTGGTGCCCAAGGGCCAACGCCGCCTGGGCGGGTTGGACGAGCAGATCATCAGCCTCTACGCCGGCGGCATGACCGTCCGCGATATCCAGGCCCATCTGGCCCGGACACTGGGCACCGAGCTGTCCCACGACACGATCAGCAAGATCACCGACGCGGTCCTGGAAGAGGTCAAGGCCTGGCAGTCCCGGCCGTTGGAAGAGCTCTACCCGATCATGTACCTGGACGCGATCGTGGTGAAGGTCCGCGACGGGCACCAGGTTCGGAACAAGAGCGCGTACATCGCCGTCGGCGTCGATATGGCCGGGATCAAGCACGTGCTGGGGATCTGGGTGCAGTCCACCGAGGGCGCCAAGTTCTGGGCCGGGGTCTGCGCCGAGCTGGCCAACCGGGGCGTCAAGGACGTGCTGATCGTGTGTTGCGACGGGCTGACCGGGCTACCCGAGGCGATCGAGGCGACCTGGCCGCGGACGACCGTCCAAACGTGTGTGGTCCACCTGATCCGGGCCTCGATGCGGTTCGTGTCCTACACCGACCGGCGGGCTGTCGTGGCCCAGCTCAAGACGATCTACACCGCCCCGACCGTGGACGCCGCCGAGACGGCGCTGTTGACGTTCGCCGAGACCGATCTGGCCCGCCGCTACCCGGCCTGCCTGCGGACCTGGCAGGACGCCTGGGACCGGTTCATCCCGTTCCTGGCGTTCCCATGGCCGGTCCGCAAGATCATCTACACCACGAACGCGATCGAGTCGTTGAACTACCAGCTCCGCAAGATCATCAAGAACCGCGGGCACTTCCCCAACGACGACGCAGTGGTCAAGCTGCTGTGGCTGGCCATCCGCGATATCGAGGACAAACGCGCCCGGGACCGGGCCGCGGAGAAGGGCAAACGAGTCGGACGCACCGCCGAGGGCCGGCTCGTCGAGGGCCAGGTCACCACCGGTTGGAAACCCGCGCTCGGTGCACTGGCCATCCAATACCCCGACCGCATCACCCCCAGGATCAGCTGA